Within Paenibacillus sabinae T27, the genomic segment CACGCAAATTCTCTTCAGGAGATATTAATGTCGTTCATTATCTTGTATTATCCCTGCAGCACGGGTTTTTATGTCCATTGAAGAAAAAAACTTGCGCGTTATACTTGGTTTCCGTCCTCCGCCTCTTCCGTTTCCGCCTCCTCCTCACGTTCTCTGGCGTTCCACAGCAGCAGGACAATAAGAATAAAAGCCGTCAGCGCAAGCAGCGGAATTGTCACAAATCCGAAAAAATTCAGGTAATCTTTCGTGCATGGAACACCGACTGTACAAGGAAGAACTTTGCCTAGCGCCGGAATTTTCTGCTCCGCGTAATGATACAGCGATATGCTGCCACCAATGGCACACAGCGGAAGGATATAAGAAATAATCTTCTTATCATTCCGGTAAGTCGCGATGCCGAGAAGAATCACCTGAGGGTACATGAAAATCCGCTGGAACCAGCAGAGCTTGCATGGCTCATATTTCAACACCTCGCTTAAATAGAGGCTGCCGGCTGTGGCAACCAGGGATACAAA encodes:
- a CDS encoding disulfide oxidoreductase, whose product is MKAFSGFLSRHGLYLAWFVSLVATAGSLYLSEVLKYEPCKLCWFQRIFMYPQVILLGIATYRNDKKIISYILPLCAIGGSISLYHYAEQKIPALGKVLPCTVGVPCTKDYLNFFGFVTIPLLALTAFILIVLLLWNAREREEEAETEEAEDGNQV